A single Capricornis sumatraensis isolate serow.1 chromosome 20, serow.2, whole genome shotgun sequence DNA region contains:
- the NR1H2 gene encoding oxysterols receptor LXR-beta isoform X2 — protein sequence MLGDELCQVCGDTASGFHYNVLSCEGCKGFFRRSVIRGGAGRYACRGGGACQMDAFMRRKCQQCRLRKCKEAGMREQCVLSKEQIRKKKIRKQQQQQQQQQQQSSPTGLGVSSSSPASGPGASPGGSDGGGQGSGEGEGVQLTAAQELMIQQLVAAQLQCNKRSFSDQPKVTPWPLGADPQSRDARQQRFAHFTELAIISVQEIVDFAKQVPGFLQLGREDQIALLKASTIEIMLLETARRYNHETECITFLKDFTYSKDDFHRAGLQVEFINPIFEFSRAMRRLGLDDAEYALLIAINIFSADRPNVQEPSRVEALQQPYVDALLSYTRIKRPQDQLRFPRMLMKLVSLRTLSSVHSEQVFALRLQDKKLPPLLSEIWDVHE from the exons ATGCTGGGCGATGAGCTGTGCCAAGTGTGCGGGGACACGGCCTCTGGCTTCCACTACAACGTGCTCAGCTGTGAAGGCTGCAAAGGCTTCTTCCGCCGAAGTGTGATCCGAGGCGGGGCCGGGCGCTACGCCTGCCGGGGCGGTGGCGCCTGCCAGATGGACGCCTTCATGCGGCGCAAGTGCCAGCAATGCCGGCTGCGGAAATGCAAGGAGGCAGGGATGCGGGAGCAGT GCGTCCTCTCCAAAGAACAGATCCGGAAGAAGAAGATtcggaagcagcagcagcagcagcagcagcagcagcagcagtcgtcACCCACGGGGCTGGgagtcagcagcagcagcccagcctCTGGGCCTGGGGCCTCCCCTGGAGGGTCTGACGGGGGTGGCCAGGGCtcgggagaaggtgaaggtgtcCAGTTAACAGCCGCTCAGGAACTAATGATCCAGCAGTTGGTGGCGGCCCAGCTACAGTGCAATAAACGCTCCTTCTCCGACCAGCCCAAAGTCACG CCCTGGCCCTTGGGTGCAGACCCGCAGTCCCGTGATGCCCGCCAGCAGCGCTTCGCCCACTTCACGGAGCTGGCCATCATCTCCGTGCAGGAGATCGTGGACTTCGCCAAGCAGGTGCCTGGCTTCCTGCAGCTGGGTCGCGAAGACCAGATCGCCCTCCTGAAGGCCTCTACCATTGAG ATCATGCTGCTGGAGACGGCCAGACGCTACAACCACGAGACTGAATGCATCACTTTCCTAAAGGACTTCACCTACAGCAAGGATGACTTTCACCGCGCGG GCCTGCAGGTGGAATTCATCAACCCCATCTTCGAGTTCTCACGGGCCATGAGGCGTCTGGGCCTGGATGACGCGGAGTACGCCCTGCTCATCGCCATCAACATCTTCTCAGCCGACCGGCCCAACGTGCAGGAGCCCAGCCGGGTCGAGGCCCTGCAGCAGCCCTACGTGGACGCGCTGTTGTCTTACACACGCATCAAGAGGCCCCAG GACCAGCTGCGCTTCCCCCGCATGCTGATGAAGCTTGTGAGCCTGCGCACGCTCAGCTCCGTGCACTCGGAGCAGGTCTTCGCCCTGCGGCTTCAGGACAAGAAGCTGCCGCCTTTGCTGTCTGAGATCTGGGACGTCCACGAATGA
- the NR1H2 gene encoding oxysterols receptor LXR-beta isoform X1, whose product MSTPTTNSVDTPLPGNGPSTPSSSPGGKEDGPEPCPGGADPDVPSTGGADSASVVVILDTAEEPERKRKKGPAPKMLGDELCQVCGDTASGFHYNVLSCEGCKGFFRRSVIRGGAGRYACRGGGACQMDAFMRRKCQQCRLRKCKEAGMREQCVLSKEQIRKKKIRKQQQQQQQQQQQSSPTGLGVSSSSPASGPGASPGGSDGGGQGSGEGEGVQLTAAQELMIQQLVAAQLQCNKRSFSDQPKVTPWPLGADPQSRDARQQRFAHFTELAIISVQEIVDFAKQVPGFLQLGREDQIALLKASTIEIMLLETARRYNHETECITFLKDFTYSKDDFHRAGLQVEFINPIFEFSRAMRRLGLDDAEYALLIAINIFSADRPNVQEPSRVEALQQPYVDALLSYTRIKRPQDQLRFPRMLMKLVSLRTLSSVHSEQVFALRLQDKKLPPLLSEIWDVHE is encoded by the exons ATGTCCACCCCCACCACGAATTCCGTGGACACCCCCTTGCCTG GAAATGGCCCCAGCACCCCCTCTTCTTCACCTGGGGGAAAGGAGGATGGTCCTGAACCATGCCCTGGAGGGGCGGATCCTGATGTCCCAAGCACTGGTGGGGCCGACTCAGCCTCCGTTGTGG TCATCCTAGACACAGCAGAGGAGCCGGAGCGCAAGCGAAAGAAGGGCCCAGCTCCAAAGATGCTGGGCGATGAGCTGTGCCAAGTGTGCGGGGACACGGCCTCTGGCTTCCACTACAACGTGCTCAGCTGTGAAGGCTGCAAAGGCTTCTTCCGCCGAAGTGTGATCCGAGGCGGGGCCGGGCGCTACGCCTGCCGGGGCGGTGGCGCCTGCCAGATGGACGCCTTCATGCGGCGCAAGTGCCAGCAATGCCGGCTGCGGAAATGCAAGGAGGCAGGGATGCGGGAGCAGT GCGTCCTCTCCAAAGAACAGATCCGGAAGAAGAAGATtcggaagcagcagcagcagcagcagcagcagcagcagcagtcgtcACCCACGGGGCTGGgagtcagcagcagcagcccagcctCTGGGCCTGGGGCCTCCCCTGGAGGGTCTGACGGGGGTGGCCAGGGCtcgggagaaggtgaaggtgtcCAGTTAACAGCCGCTCAGGAACTAATGATCCAGCAGTTGGTGGCGGCCCAGCTACAGTGCAATAAACGCTCCTTCTCCGACCAGCCCAAAGTCACG CCCTGGCCCTTGGGTGCAGACCCGCAGTCCCGTGATGCCCGCCAGCAGCGCTTCGCCCACTTCACGGAGCTGGCCATCATCTCCGTGCAGGAGATCGTGGACTTCGCCAAGCAGGTGCCTGGCTTCCTGCAGCTGGGTCGCGAAGACCAGATCGCCCTCCTGAAGGCCTCTACCATTGAG ATCATGCTGCTGGAGACGGCCAGACGCTACAACCACGAGACTGAATGCATCACTTTCCTAAAGGACTTCACCTACAGCAAGGATGACTTTCACCGCGCGG GCCTGCAGGTGGAATTCATCAACCCCATCTTCGAGTTCTCACGGGCCATGAGGCGTCTGGGCCTGGATGACGCGGAGTACGCCCTGCTCATCGCCATCAACATCTTCTCAGCCGACCGGCCCAACGTGCAGGAGCCCAGCCGGGTCGAGGCCCTGCAGCAGCCCTACGTGGACGCGCTGTTGTCTTACACACGCATCAAGAGGCCCCAG GACCAGCTGCGCTTCCCCCGCATGCTGATGAAGCTTGTGAGCCTGCGCACGCTCAGCTCCGTGCACTCGGAGCAGGTCTTCGCCCTGCGGCTTCAGGACAAGAAGCTGCCGCCTTTGCTGTCTGAGATCTGGGACGTCCACGAATGA